In Vigna radiata var. radiata cultivar VC1973A unplaced genomic scaffold, Vradiata_ver6 scaffold_401, whole genome shotgun sequence, a genomic segment contains:
- the LOC106778340 gene encoding uncharacterized protein LOC106778340 isoform X2, which produces MFSQTHLLCSRPFGLNGVSMAATLRTPFFVRVSSSAASAPVAGDTIPAPVISEQHKPDFTPRSQTLVEAAPPIEVAKNLGFRPNPELGLLSYLFVLSMAFGAFFSVAVVSIPTLIAFGRLGASVKKLEKVVSEEVPGTLSSLKLSSLELNELTQQLSLLRQHKTAGVPMGTKDMNTVRSKSSSKKHPTS; this is translated from the exons ATGTTCTCTCAAACGCATTTACTCTGCTCGCGTCCTTTCGGCTTGAACGGGGTTTCAATGGCCGCCACTTTACGTACCCCGTTTTTCGTTCGTGTCAGTAGCTCAGCCGCATCGGCGCCGGTCGCCGGCGATACGATCCCGGCGCCGGTAATCTCAGAACAGCATAAACCCGATTTTACGCCACGCTCGCAGACGCTGGTCGAGGCAGCTCCGCCCATTGAAGTGGCAAAAAATCTAGGGTTCCGACCCAACCCTGAATTGGGGCTTCTCTCATACTTATTCGTCCTCTCCATG GCTTTTGGTGCATTTTTCTCAGTAGCCGTGGTTTCCATTCCTACCTTAATT GCTTTTGGAAGATTAGGAGCTTCAGTAAAGAAATTGGAAAAGGTTGTTTCGGAAGAGGTGCCCGGGACTTTATCTTCTCTCAAACTTTCTAGTCTGGAGCTGAATGAATTAACCCAACAACTTAGTCTTCTCAGACA GCATAAAACTGCTGGTGTTCCTATGGGAACAAAGGACATGAACACTGTCAGATCAAAATCCTCTAGCAAGAAGCACCCAACATCCTAA
- the LOC106778340 gene encoding uncharacterized protein LOC106778340 isoform X1 translates to MFSQTHLLCSRPFGLNGVSMAATLRTPFFVRVSSSAASAPVAGDTIPAPVISEQHKPDFTPRSQTLVEAAPPIEVAKNLGFRPNPELGLLSYLFVLSMAFGAFFSVAVVSIPTLIAFGRLGASVKKLEKVVSEEVPGTLSSLKLSSLELNELTQQLSLLRQLRHKTAGVPMGTKDMNTVRSKSSSKKHPTS, encoded by the exons ATGTTCTCTCAAACGCATTTACTCTGCTCGCGTCCTTTCGGCTTGAACGGGGTTTCAATGGCCGCCACTTTACGTACCCCGTTTTTCGTTCGTGTCAGTAGCTCAGCCGCATCGGCGCCGGTCGCCGGCGATACGATCCCGGCGCCGGTAATCTCAGAACAGCATAAACCCGATTTTACGCCACGCTCGCAGACGCTGGTCGAGGCAGCTCCGCCCATTGAAGTGGCAAAAAATCTAGGGTTCCGACCCAACCCTGAATTGGGGCTTCTCTCATACTTATTCGTCCTCTCCATG GCTTTTGGTGCATTTTTCTCAGTAGCCGTGGTTTCCATTCCTACCTTAATT GCTTTTGGAAGATTAGGAGCTTCAGTAAAGAAATTGGAAAAGGTTGTTTCGGAAGAGGTGCCCGGGACTTTATCTTCTCTCAAACTTTCTAGTCTGGAGCTGAATGAATTAACCCAACAACTTAGTCTTCTCAGACAGTTAAG GCATAAAACTGCTGGTGTTCCTATGGGAACAAAGGACATGAACACTGTCAGATCAAAATCCTCTAGCAAGAAGCACCCAACATCCTAA
- the LOC106778342 gene encoding uncharacterized protein LOC106778342 encodes MEEVNVVQTKDGTVTVASVFPGHQEAIQQRDHKFLRIAVEEAYKGVECGDGGPFGVIIVRNDDVVSCCHNMVLRNTDPTAHAEVTAIRKACLNLNKIELSDCEMYASCEPCPMCFGAIHLSRVKRLVYGAKAEAAIAVGFDDFISDALRGTGFYQKARLEIKRVDGKEGNIAEEVFEKTKQKYIMF; translated from the exons ATGGAAGAAGTTAATG TGGTTCAAACGAAGGATGGAACAGTTACAGTAGCTTCTGTGTTTCCTGGACATCAGGAAG CTATACAGCAGAGAGACCACAAGTTCTTGAGAATTGCTGTTGAAGAAGCTTATAAAGGGGTAGAGTGTGGAGATGGTGGTCCTTTTGGTGTTATAATAGTTCGTAACGATGATGTAGTTTCTTGCTGTCACAACATGGTGCTCAGGAACACAGATCCTACTGCTCATGCAGAAGTCACGGCTATAAGAAAG GCTTGTCTAAACCTTAACAAGATAGAACTTTCAGACTGTGAAATGTATGCTTCTTGCGAACCTTGTCCGATGTGCTTTGGAGCAATCCACCTCTCACGAGTTAAG AGGTTGGTTTATGGAGCGAAAGCAGAGGCAGCAATTGCTGTTGGGTTTGATGATTTCATTTCAGATGCATTGAGAGGTACTGGATTCTATCAGAAAGCACGACTGGAGATTAAAAGGGTTGATGGAAAAGAAGGTAACATTGCTGaagaagtttttgaaaaaacaaagcaaaagtatataatgttttga